The following are encoded together in the Zingiber officinale cultivar Zhangliang chromosome 8A, Zo_v1.1, whole genome shotgun sequence genome:
- the LOC122011543 gene encoding uncharacterized protein LOC122011543 has translation MMNTDSIRSLESHADEAKEKMETAASEVQKLENIVTEQWIQIRQLEQAFQSTKMTTKKVLKRNRQKEELKNQIPFKETVSKAFQFIRSTGHHASEVILADSFFLRASFSK, from the exons ATGATGAACACGGATAGCATTCGGAGTTTAGAATCACATGCGGACGAAGCAAAAGAAAAGATGGAGACTGCAGCTTCTGAAGTTCAAAAG TTGGAGAATATAGTTACTGAACAGTGGATTCAAATACGCCAACTCGAGCAGGCATTTCAATCAACCAAG ATGACAACAAAGAAAGTTCTCAAAAGAAATAGACAAAAAGAAGAGCTCAAGAATCAAATTCCTTTCAAGGAAACTGTGAGCAAG GCTTTCCAGTTTATCAGGAGTACTGGTCACCATGCCTCAGAAGTTATCCTAGCTGATTCATTCTTTTTAAGGGCTTCTTTCTCAAAATAA
- the LOC122010632 gene encoding probable CCR4-associated factor 1 homolog 11: protein MEIIDVWEANLLEQLESISVLGRCFPIVAMDTEFSGFLHSTPRHAAEERRYRDLKYNVDNLCMIQLGIALFDDAGNHPGMAWQINFSDFDPDVDPCSPASIDLLKNSGIDVQRNRREGISSVRYAALLREKLFDHHGGAFVTFHGSYDVGYLMKLLAGGRPLPETSGEFIMAASGIFNGRLYDVKYMARFCPGLLGGEVGLMKLASMLNVEAVGVAHQAGFDSLVTGLTFQEMHKRWAVMDGQDSMILYGLENVCREIKSASSLGPLRRPWPLAPGRFMIAPPTVRPPLAFPSPYFGGGGAGHVPVHLLPPATPLIGRFAPIPLQHSFPRPCVVIL from the coding sequence ATGGAGATCATCGACGTGTGGGAAGCAAATTTACTGGAGCAGTTGGAGTCGATCTCTGTTCTTGGCCGCTGCTTCCCGATCGTCGCCATGGACACCGAGTTCTCCGGCTTCCTCCACTCCACGCCTCGCCACGCCGCCGAGGAGCGCAGATACCGCGACCTCAAGTACAATGTCGACAACCTCTGCATGATCCAGCTAGGGATCGCCCTTTTCGACGACGCCGGCAACCACCCCGGAATGGCATGGCAGATCAATTTCTCGGACTTCGACCCCGACGTCGACCCCTGCTCGCCGGCGTCCATCGACCTGCTGAAGAACAGCGGTATAGACGTCCAAAGAAACCGGCGCGAGGGTATTTCTTCCGTTCGCTACGCCGCTCTGCTACGGGAGAAACTGTTCGATCACCACGGCGGTGCGTTCGTCACGTTCCACGGCTCGTACGATGTGGGCTATTTGATGAAGTTGCTCGCCGGCGGAAGGCCTCTGCCGGAGACATCAGGAGAGTTTATAATGGCGGCGAGTGGCATCTTTAACGGAAGACTCTACGACGTCAAGTACATGGCGCGGTTCTGCCCGGGGCTACTCGGCGGAGAGGTTGGCTTGATGAAGCTCGCGAGTATGCTGAACGTGGAGGCCGTTGGCGTGGCACATCAGGCGGGATTTGACAGTTTGGTCACCGGACTGACCTTCCAGGAGATGCATAAGAGGTGGGCAGTCATGGACGGTCAAGACTCCATGATTCTGTATGGCTTGGAGAATGTTTGCCGTGAAATCAAGAGCGCTTCTTCGCTCGGTCCTCTTCGGCGCCCATGGCCTTTAGCACCTGGGCGCTTCATGATTGCGCCGCCGACGGTGCGCCCACCTTTGGCTTTCCCGTCTCCATACTTTGGCGGCGGCGGTGCCGGCCATGTCCCTGTTCATCTGTTGCCGCCGGCTACACCGCTTATCGGACGGTTCGCGCCGATTCCGCTTCAACACTCTTTTCCTCGTCCCTGTGTTGTTATTCTGTAG